The Ancylobacter sp. SL191 nucleotide sequence CGCCCCGGCGCGCGCCGCGCGCATCCTCGCCGGCCTCGGCTTTGATGAGGCGGCGCAACAGCGGGCCTGCGCGGAATTTTCCGGCGGTTGGCGGATGCGCGTGGCGCTCGCCGCCGTGCTGTTCGCCGAGCCCGACCTGCTGCTGCTCGACGAACCCACCAATTATCTCGACCTTGAAGGCACGCTCTGGCTGCAGGACTACCTCGCGCACTACCCGCGCACCGTTCTGATCGTCAGCCATGATCGCGAGCTGCTGAATCAGTCGGTCTCCTTCATCCTGCATCTCGACCAGCGCAAACTCACCCTGTGGCGCGGCGGCTATGACAGCTTCGAGCGCCAGCGGGCGGACAAGCTGGCCGTGGACCAGAAGGCGCGGATGAAGCAGGAGGCCAAGCGCAAGCATATGGAGGCCTTCGTCCAGCGCTTCCGCGCCAAGGCAACCAAGGCGCGGCAGGCGCAGTCACGACTGAAGGCGCTGGCGCGCATGGCGCCGATCGCCGAAGCGGTGGGCGAGGCGGCCGCCGCCATCTCCATCCGCCACCCCGAGCGCCAGCTCTCCCCGCCCATTCTAACGCTCGACGGGGTGTCGGCGGGCTATGAGCCGGGCAAGCCGATCCTCAAGAACCTGACGCTGCGCATCGACCATGACGACCGCATCGCCCTCCTCGGTCCGAACGGCAATGGCAAGTCCACCTTCGCCAAGCTGATCTCGGATCGGCTGGCCCCGCTCGGTGGTCGCATGGTGAAGGCCGGTGGGCTAGAGATCGCCTATCTCGCCCAGCACCAGCTCGACGAACTCATCGCCGAGGACACGGTCTATGACCATGTGCGGCGCCTGATGCCGGACGCACCGGAGGCGAAGGTCCGGGCGCGCGCGGCCGAGATGGGATTTTCCGGCGAACCGGCCAACACGAAGATCGCCGCGCTGTCGGGCGGGGAGAAGGCGCGCCTGCTGCTCGGACTGGCGGCTTTTCGCGGGCCGCATCTGCTTATTCTCGACGAGCCGACCAACCATCTCGACATCACCGCACGCCAGGCGCTGGTGGAGGCATTGAACGAGTTTCCCGGCGCCGTGATCCTCATCAGCCATGACCGCTCGCTGCTCGATGCCGCTGCCGAGCGGCTTTGGCTGGTCGCAGACGGCACGGTGCGGCCCTATGAGGGCGATCTCGACGAGTATCAGCAGCTCGTCCTGCGTCGGTCGCCTCCCAAGGAGACGGCCCGGAAAGACGACGAGGCGAGGCCCGCCGCGCCGAAGCGCCCTGCCCTTGGCCCTCTGCGCAAGCAGATCAAGGAGGCGGAGACGGCCATGGCGAAGCTGGAGACAGAGCTGGCGGCGCTCGACGCCAAGCTCGGCGCGCCCGGCCTCTATGAGAAAGATCCGCGCGAAGCCGCCCGCCTCGCCACTAGCCGTGGCGCCTGCGGCGAGAAGCTGGCGGAGGCGGAAGAGCGCTGGATCACGCTATCCGCGCAGCTCGAAGAGCTGGAAGCGCAGTCTTAGACGAGAGCCCCGCTATCAGACCGCAAGCCGGTCCGCGCGGAAGCGTGCGCCGGGGCGGATAGGCACGCGCCTCGCCCGACATGCTTCGAGACTACGCGAACCGGCGGGAGCGCCCGAGGACTCGCCACGTCAGGTCATCACGCACAACACAAAAAGAAACCCCGGCCGCAAGGCCGGGGTTTCCATCACGTCAGAGACTGACGAGATCAGAACGAACGACGGACCGACAGGATGACCTGGTTGAAGTCCGAGGAGTTCACGAAGTTGCCGAGATCGTCTTCGATCGGGGCGTCGTAGTTGGCTTCGCCGTAGGTGTACTGAGCAACGAAGAGGAGGCCCTTGACCGGGGTCCAGTTCAGGCTGGCGCCCACGTTGAAGAGGCTCATGCTGGAGACCGAACCGTCCCAAGCAGCCGACGGGACGTCGAGCTCGCCGTAGTTACCGAACAGCACGCCGTAGACCGACGGGGTGAAGTAGTGGGTCAGCTCGCCGGCAACAGTCCAGGCCGTGGCGGCTTCGTAGTCGCCGGTGGCCGGGTTGTAGTAGGAGTCGGCGAATTCGAAGGTGCTCAGCTGAGCGTAGCTGCCGGTGATGCCGGTGTACTCGATCGCGCCATCGCCGTAGGTGGCTTCGATGTACAGGGTGTCACCCTCGCCGAGAGCGTTCAGGTTGAACTTGACGCCGCCGAGGACGCCCCAACCGATGTCGTCACCGCTGGTGCCAATGCCGAGAACGTCGTAGTTCTCGTCGTTGATCTGACGGACGACGCCGGAGACCTGGAAGCCGCCCCACTCGCCTTCGTAGTTGATGTTACCGACGAGGGCCGGGAGATCCTGACCAACGTTCGAGTAACCGACGTCGAGGTCATACACGCCGTTGGAACGGGTGCTGTCGTCTTCGATCGAGATCGTGGCCGTGAAGCCATTGCCGAAGTCAGCGGTGTAAGCGGCGACGGTGGCGTTCTCGTCCGAGGTCAGCTCGACCGAGTCGATACCCCAAACGTTGTTGTCGGCGTAGTAGTCGTAGAACGACTGAACCTTACCGAAGGTGAAGCCGGCGAACTGGATGTACGCCTTGTCGAGGCTCGGCGAGGTCGACTCACCGTAGGTCAGGCGATACTCGAGGTAGGAACGGAGCGTGCCGTACTCGGTCTGGGTGCGGGCGTCCAGACGGATCGCGCCACGGGCCAGGAAGTAGGTGTCGTCCTGCTCGTCGGACACAGCGTTCGACTGATCGAGGTAGTTATAGTCGGTCTGCACGAAGCCACCGACCTTGAGGCAGGTGTCCGAGCCGGGGATGTAGTAGAAGCCCGCGCCGTAGGTGGAGCAGATCTTCACATATTCAGCAGCCTTCGCCTTCACAGGCAGATCGGCCGCCGCAGCAGTCCCGACCATCGCGAGCCCGGCGACCGAACCGAGCAGTACATTCTTCATGACCGTCTTCAATTTCATTCTCCCCCAAATTGGACCAATGTTGGGTTTTCGATTGTCAGGATCCGCCGCAACCCGCGACATCCGTGGACGATATTGTTTGAAAGCCCTGGGAGGTGCAAAGCCAAAGTGGCTCCAAACAGGGCCTCGGGGCCATTCGGCAACCGAGTGTTGCTATCTGGACACAATTTTCACGGCCCCGACGGCCGCTTTTGCGCTTTCGGCGGCAAAGTAGAAAGCTATGGTAAATCAAGGCTTAACGGGAATCGAGGGCAGCGACGGTCGCACAGAATGTGGCGATTGGCGCCTCGAAGCGGCCCGGTTTCAGCGCTGGACCCAGCGCCCCTCGGCCGTCTGCTGCCAATAGGCGACGGCGTGTCCGGCCGCCTTTGCGGCGCGCCATTGCGCCCGCGCATGGTCGATTTCGTCGGGATCGGCGCCATCGAAGAGGTGAATCACCCGCGTATAGGCGCCGATATCGCCGGCCGTGGCGCGTTCGATGAAGAATCGCACGGCCGCACCGTTGGGATTCGCCTCTTCCGTGGTGAGGAGAATCGGCTGGCGGGCCGACTCGGGCTGCCGGTCGGTGCCGTGCGGCAGGAAGGACGCGTCGTCATAGGTCCAGAGAATCTGGTCGAGCGCGTCGATCCGCTCGGGGGAGGACGCCTGCACGATGCAGCGCCAGCCGCGCTCGAGGCACTTCTCCAGCAATTGCGGCAGGGCGCCCTCAAGCGGGCGCCCCTGCAAGTGATAGAAGAAGACCTCGGCCATGCGCGCGGCGTCCGGCTCAGGCTTCGTAATGGTCGGCGACGAACTGGTCGAGCAGCCGCACACCCCAGCCGCCGCCCCAGCTCCGGTTGAACTCGCTGGTCGGGGAGTTGATGGCGGTGCCGGCGATGTCGAGATGCACCCACGGCACATCGCCGACGAAGCGCTTGAGGAACTGTGCCGCGGTGATGGAGCCACCGAAGCGCCCGCCGGTGTTCTTCATGTCGGCGAATTTCGAATCCACCAGCTTGTCGTACTCGGCCGAAAGCGGCATGCGCCACACCTTCTCGCCGGTCGCCTGCCCGGCGCTGGCCAGCCGCTCGGCCAGCGTATCGTCATTGGCAAACAGGCCGGCATGCTCGGTGCCCAGCGCCACCATGATGGCGCCGGTGAGCGTGGCGAGGTCGATCATGAACTGCGGCTTGAAGCGCTCCTTGGCGTACCAGAGCACATCGCCCAGCACGAGCCGGCCTTCCGCATCGGTGTTGATGATCTCGATGGTCTGGCCGGACATGGAGGTGACGATGTCACCCGGGCGCTGGGCGTTGCCGTCCGGCATGTTCTCCACGAGGCCGATCAGGCCCACTGCGTTGACCTTCGCCTTGCGGCTGGCCAGCGCGTGCATGAGGCCGACCACCGTGGCCGCGCCGCCCATGTCGCCCTTCATATCTTCCATGCCGGCGGCCTGCTTGATGGAGATGCCGCCCGTGTCGAACACCACGCCCTTGCCGACGAAGGCGAGCGGGGCCGAATCGTTCTTGGCGCCATTCCAGCGCATCACCACGACACGGCTCTCCTGCGAGGAGCCCTGGCCGACGCCGAGAAGCGCGCCCATGCCGAGCTTCTTCAGATCCTTCTCGCCGAGCACCTCGACGTCCACGCCGACCTTGGCGAGGTCGCCCGCGCGCTTGGCGAATTCGGTGGGGGTGAGGACGTTGGCCGGCTCGTTGACCAGGTCGCGGGCGATGATGACGCCCTCGCCCACGCCCTCGCGCTTCTTGAAGGCGCGCTTCGCCGCCGCATCGCACTCTATATAAAGAGTGACGCGCGGCTTCGCGGCGGCGTCATCGGACTTCTTCTTCGTCTTGTAGTGATCGAAGGAATAGGCGCGCAGCTTCATGCCGAGCGCGAACTCAGCCACCGCCTCGGGCGAGACTGGCCCGCCGGACAGCGCGAACACGATGCCGACCTCCTTGGCCGAGGCCGACAGGCGCCCCAGCGTGGCGCCGCCGAGCTTCAGCCAGTCGAGCGGCTTCAGCTCTTCCGGCTTGCCGACGCCGACGACGATCAGCCGGGTGGCCTCACTGCCGGCGGGGGCGAGAAGGTCGAGCGCCTTGCCGGACTTGGCGGTGAACCGCTCCGCCTGCGCGGCCCGCGTCACCGTGTCGGCGGCGGCGCCGAGTAGCGCGGAGACCTCCGGTGCGAGTACCAGCCCACCCGCTTCGCCGCCCTCCGCCGCAAGCACGACCACCACGCCCTCGAGCGCGGCCGGGATCTTGGCAAAACTGAATTTCACGGTATCGGACATCGGGGGCACCTTGGCTTGGATCGCACGCAGGCCTTCTGTTTAGCCGAATGTGCGTCCGCCGACGAGGCCCGCGCGACCGCATGGTGAACCGCCCCACCGGGCCGCTGCGTCACCCCGCTCACAAAGCCGCCCCATTTGCACGGCGCCGCGCGGGCGCTTATTGATGAGCCGCTGACGGTCGCCGGGGCGGCGGACGTTACGACGTTGCAACGGGAATCGCCGCTCGATGACTCGACTTGACCGTTACGTGTTCCGCGCGGCCGCCACGGCCTTCATCGGAACGCTGGTCGTCCTAGCCGGCATGATCTGGGTGACGCAGGCGCTGCGCGAACTCGACATCATGACCACGCAGGGCCAGACCATCCTGGCGTTCGTGTTCATCACCAGCCTGGCCTTGCCCGCGCTCATTCTCGGCCTCGCGCCGGCCGCGCTGTTCATCGGCGTCTCGCACACGCTCTTCCGCATGAACACCGATTCGGAAATCGTGGTGGCGAGCTCCGCCGGCATCTCGACGGCGCGCTTCCTGCGCCCTCTGATTGTCCTTGCCCTTATCGTCGCCGCGCTGTGCACCGCGCTGTCCATGGAGCTGGTGCCGGCCGCGCTACGGCAGTTCCGTTACGAGATCAGCCGCGTGCGGGCCGACGTGGTCGCCTTCATCGCCCAGCCCGGCCGTTTCACGCCACTGGCGGACGGCATGGTGTTCAATGTGCGCGAGCGCAATTCGAGCGGCGTGCTCGGCGGCATCTTCATCAACGATGCGCGCAACCCGAACGAGGTCAGCACCTATCTGGCCGATCGCGGCCAGGTGGTGGACAGCCCCGAGGGCACCTTCCTGATTCTCGAGGACGGCGCGATCCACCGCCGCACCACCGGCAAGCCGGACAGCAATGTGGTGGAATTCCAGCGCTACGCCTTCGACCTGTCGCCCTTCACCAGCGGGGCCGACAACACGATGTACCGTGCGCCGGAGCGCTCCTTCCGCGAATTGCTGAGCCCGGACCCGAACGACCCCGCCTATCAGCGCGATCCCGGCCGCTTCACCGAGGAAATCCACCGCCGCCTGTCGCTGCCGCTCTATGTGCTCGCCTTCTTCGGCATCGCGTGCGCCGCGCTCGCCGAGCCGCGGACGACACGCGAGGGGCGCGGGCTGGCGCTGGCGGGAACGGCGCCCTTCGTGATCGTGCTGCAGGTGACGAGCTTCGGGCTCATCAATCAGGTGCGCAACAACCCGGACCTCGTGCCCTTCGTGTATCTCGTGCCCGTGGTCTTCATCATCGGCTCCATCCTGTCGCTGAGCGGGCGCTTCAAGCCGCGCATGCCGCGCGCCGTGAGCCTGTATTTCGACCGCATGGCGCAGCGCGTCGTGCGCGCGACCGTGAACTGAGCGCGCCGATGATGATCGCGAATGAATGGGAAGGCGCCCCGTGATCGGCCGCACCCTCGGATTCTATTTCGGCCGCCGGTTCATGAGCTCCGTGCTCGGAATCTTCGTGAGCTGCGTCGTCCTCATCATGATGGTCGACTTCCTGGAGATGTCGCGCCGGGTGGGCGAGCGCGATGTGGATTCGCTCACCCTGCTGGTGCTCATCCTCTACCGGGCGCCCTTCTTCACCGAGCAGCTGTTGCCCTTCGCGGTGCTGTTCGGCGCCATCGGCACCTTCCTCACGCTATCCCGGCGGCTGGAGCTGGTGGTGGCGCGCGCGGCCGGCATCTCGGCCTGGCAGTTCCTCTTCCCGGCCTGCCTGCTGGCGGTGCTGCTGGGGGTGTTTTCCACAACCGTCTACAATCCAATGTCCGCCGAATTCAAAGAACGGGCGAACAAGATCGAGGCGGAGATTTTCAACCGTCAGACCGGCCTGTTCGCCTCGACCGGCGGCGGGTTCTGGATTCGCCAGCAGAGCGTCGACGGGCAGGCCATTATCCAGGCCGGCGCCAAGGTCGATGGCGGGCGGCAGCTCTCCGGCGTTAACGTTTTCTTGTTTGGTCCGGATGGCAAGCTGCAGGAGCGCATCGAAGCGCGCAACGCCACCCTCGAAGACGGAGCCTGGCGACTGAGCGAAGCCCGGGTCTTAACCCCCGGTCTAGGTTTACAGTCGTACGATACGTACATGGTCGCCACGAATCTCACGCCGAATCAGATCGAGGAAACGCTGCAGAGCGATACCGTCCCGTTCTGGAACCTGCCCGGCGCGATCGAGGCCGCACGCCGTGTCGGTTTCGGTGTGGAACGCTATCGGCTGCAGTATCAGGCGCTGCTCGCGCGGCCCATGCTGCTGCTGGCGATGGTGCTGATCGCGGCCTCCGTGAGCCTGCGCGTGTTCCGGTTCGGCGGGATCGGCCAGACGATTCTCGGTGGCGTGGCCGCCGGCTTTCTGCTTTATGTGTTCACCAAGCTCGCCGAGGATCTCGGGGAGGCTGGGATCGTGCATCCCATTATTGCAGCGTGGTTTCCAGCGGTCGTTGGGGCATTGATGGGCGTACTCATCCTGCTTCACCGGGAGGACGGATGAAGGTCGGCAACCCCTTGGCCGGCCAGGCGGACACGGTGGTCTCGCGGCATAAGCGCCGTCTGGTCACCTCCGCTTGTTGGCTGTTCTTCACGGTAGTCATTGGCTCGCTGGGCGTCGTTGCCTCGGCGCCGGATGCGTTCGCGCAGGCGCAGACCAACGCCAACTCGGCCGCCCGTGAAATGCTGGCCCAGCGCCAGCCTACCGACCCCGACGCCAAGATGCTCGTGACCGCCGATGAGCTGGTCTACGACTACAATCGCAATGAGGTCATCGCGGACGGCAACGTCCAGATCTATTACGACGGTGCCGTACTCGAGGCGAAGCGGGTGGTCTATGACCGCACTGGCCAGCGCCTGCGTGCGGAAGGCGGCGTGCGCCTCAAGGACAAGGACGGCAAGATCATCTCGGCCGAAAGCCTCGACCTGTCCCAGCAGTTCACCGACGGCTTCGTCAATTCGCTGCGGATCGACACGCCGGACAACATGCATTTTGCCGCCGCGCGGGCCGACCGCACGGGGGGCGACACCACGGTCATGACCAGCGGCGCCTACACGCCCTGCGAACCGTGCAAGACCGATCCGACCAAGCCGCCCATGTGGCAGATCAAGGCCGCCCGGATCATCCATAAGGAAAAGGAACAGACGATCTATTTCGAGAGCGCCCGCCTCGAATTCCTCGGCGTTCCGATTGCCTGGGTGCCCTATATGTCGGCGCCCGATCCGACGGTGAAGCGCAAGTCCGGTTTCCTGATCCCGCAGTTCATCAACACCAGCGAGATCGGCTACGGCGTCACGATTCCCTATTTCTGGAACATCGCGCCCAATATGGACGTGACGTTCTCGCCGATGTTCCTCACCAAGCAGGGCGTGCTGCTCGACGGCACCTTCCGGCATCGGCTTGAGACCGGCATCTACAGCATCCGCGCGGCGGGCATTGAGCAGGAAGACAAGGACGCCTTCCTCGGCGAGCCCGGCTATCGCGACCAGCGCGGCATGATCGAGACCCACGGCCGTTTCAATATCAACGAGCAGTGGTACTGGGGCTGGGATGGCTGGTTGACCTCCGACAAGACCTTCATGGAGGACTACAACCTCATCAATGACTCCAAGAAGGAAGTGACGTCGCAGCTCTACATCGTCGGCCAGGGCGACCGCAGCTATTTCGACGCGCGGCTGCAGTACTTCACCGGCCTGACATCCTATGACATCCAGGACCAGCAGCCGACGGTTGCGGTGATCGACTACAGCAAGACGCTGGACAAGTCGGTTTTCGGCGGCGAGTTCAGCTACGACTTCAACATGATCAGCCTGACGCGGAACGAGATCGATATCCGCGCGACCTCCTCGGAATATGCGGCGACGAATGTCACGCAGGGGCCGATCAACGAGTGCGACCTGTCGACGATGAGCGCGGACCCGGCAGTCCAGCGTGAGAACTGCCTGATGCGCGGCATGGCCGGCAGCTACACCCGCGTGTCGGGCGTGGCGAACTGGCGCCGCACCTTCATCGACACGGCCGGCCAGTCCTGGACGCCGTTCATGAATGTCCAGCTCGATGCCGCCCAGGTCGACCCGGAGCCGCAGGACTATCCCTGGCTGTCCTCCGACAGCGAGTCGCTGGTGCGCGCCATGCCGGCGGTGGGTCTGGAATACCGCTACCCGTTCATCGCCGTGCAGAACTGGGGCACGCAGACGCTGGAGCCGATCGCCCAGCTCATCGTGCGCCCCAACGAAACCGACATCGGCAAGTTCCCGAACGAAGACGCGCAGAGCCTGATCTTCGACGACACCAACCTGTTCGAGATCAACAAGTACTCGGGCTATGACCGGGTCGAGGGCGGCACCCGCGCCAATGTGGGCCTGCAGTACACCGCCAACATCCGCGGCGCCGGCCAGGTGAACGCGCTGTTCGGCCAGTCCTACCAGCTCGCCGGCCAGAACTCGTACGCCTATTACGATATGGCCAATACGGGCGCGGATTCGGGCCTGGAGGACGACGTCTCCGATTATGTCGCCCGCCTCTATTGGGCGCCGAACAAGAACTTCGCCCTGATCAATCGCTTCCGCTTCGACAATGACGATTGGGGCGTCGAGCGCTACGAGCTGGAAGGTCGCGCGACCATCAACAAACTCACGGTGTCGGCGACCTACGGCCTCTACGCCGCGCAGCCGGATCTCGGCTACTATGAGGAGCGTCAGGGCGTGCTCGGCACCGGCCAGCTCAAGCTCAACGAGAACTGGAGCCTGCTGGCAGCGTCGCGGTACAATCTGCATGAGAACGAGATCGACTACTCGCTCTTCGGTGTCTCCTATGCGGATGACTGCTTCGGTCTGACCCTGTCCTACAAGTCGGACTACACCGAGAGCGGCAACCGCGAGCGGGTGGACACGGTCCTGCTGACCATCAGCCTGCGCACGCTGGGCCAGGCGGGCTTCTCCTCCCAGGTTGGCTCCACCATGACCTCGGGTGAGTGAGAGCGTACAGCCGACGGTTCGGATCCGTGAACGTGGCGTCGTATTGACGCCACAACCGCTGGTCAGAAGAACCATACGGCCTTTGGCGACGCCGATGGCGGGTGCGGATCCTCGGATCAGCGAGAGGGGTATGAGGCGGACATGACCATGCGGAGCGTGCACAGCACCTCGAAGCGCGGAAACGGCGCGGGGAGCGGCAAGAGGCGCGGCAACGGGCGCGGCGCGGCGTTGCGCCTTCTCGCCCCCTTCCTGCTGTCGACCGCCCTTGGTTTCACCGCCCTGTCGCTGGCCCCGGCACCGGCCGCCGCCCAGCAGGTTCTGGTGCTGGTGCAGGGCCAGCCGATCACCAGCTTCGACGTCGGCCAGCGCATCAAGCTCGCCCAGCTCACCGAGCGCACCAACCTCAGCCAGAAGCAGGCGTTGGAAGACCTCATCGACGAGAAGCTGAAGATCGCCACCGCCCAGCGCTACGGCATCACCGCCGACACGGATGATGTGAACAAGCTGTTCAGCCAGATGGCGAGCCGCAGCGGGCGCAATGCCGAACAGCTCACCGACGCCCTCGCCTCATCCGGCCTCAGCGCCCAGACGCTGAAGGACAAGATGCGCGCCGACTATGTCTGGAACAGCTATGTGCGCGGGCGCTTCTCCTCTGTCACCACGGTGCGCGATTCCGACGTGTTCGCGGCGCTGGAGACGAAGGGCGAGGATCTGACCAAGGCCCAGCGCACCACCGAATACACCGTCCGGCAGATCGTGCTGGTCGTCTCGCGCACCGCGCCCGATGCCAGCCGCGCCCAGCGCATGGCGGAGGCCAATGCGCTGCGCAAGCGGTTCACCAATTGCGAAACCGGCGTCGTCGATGCCCGTGCGTTGAAGGAGACCGTGGTGCGCGATCCCGTCATCCGCACCTCCGCCGACATGAGCGCGCCGCTGCGCAAGGTGATGGACGAGATTCCAGTCGGCCAGACCACGGCGCCCGAGGTCACCCGCGCCGGCATCGAGATGGTCGCCATCTGCGCGCGCCGCGAGATCGTCGGCGAAAGCGCGCAGAAGCGCGAGGTCAAGCAGGAGCTGCAGACCAAGCAGTTCGACGCGCTCTCCCGCCGCCTGCTGGACGAGGCCCGCAAGCAGGCGATGATCCAGTACCGCTGACACCATGCCCGAGCGCCCCGCGCCCTCCCCCGCCCTCGCGCTGACGCTCGGCGAACCTGCCGGTATCGGACCCGACATCGCCCTGCTCGCCTGGGAACACCGGGCGGCGCTGGAGCTGCCGGCCTTTTTCGTCACCGGCGATCCCGCCTGCCTGCGCGCATGCGCGGACCGGCTCGGCGTGCCCGTCGTCATTCAACCTTGCACGCCGGAAGAGGCATCCCGCCTCTTTGCCGATGTGCTGCCGGTGGTGCCCGCCGGCCCCGTCGTCACCGCGCAGCCCGGCGCGCCGGATGCGACAAGCGGCCCGGCCGCCAAGGCGGCGATCGACGCGGCGGTGCGGCTGGTGCAGGCCGGCCGGGCG carries:
- a CDS encoding ABC-F family ATP-binding cassette domain-containing protein — encoded protein: MITFDDISLRVAGRLLIDHASVFIPEGARVGLVGRNGTGKTTLFRAITGHLSLETGDIRLPGAARIGQVAQEAPAGPERLIDVVLAADTERARLLKERESASDPGRIADIELRLVDIDAHAAPARAARILAGLGFDEAAQQRACAEFSGGWRMRVALAAVLFAEPDLLLLDEPTNYLDLEGTLWLQDYLAHYPRTVLIVSHDRELLNQSVSFILHLDQRKLTLWRGGYDSFERQRADKLAVDQKARMKQEAKRKHMEAFVQRFRAKATKARQAQSRLKALARMAPIAEAVGEAAAAISIRHPERQLSPPILTLDGVSAGYEPGKPILKNLTLRIDHDDRIALLGPNGNGKSTFAKLISDRLAPLGGRMVKAGGLEIAYLAQHQLDELIAEDTVYDHVRRLMPDAPEAKVRARAAEMGFSGEPANTKIAALSGGEKARLLLGLAAFRGPHLLILDEPTNHLDITARQALVEALNEFPGAVILISHDRSLLDAAAERLWLVADGTVRPYEGDLDEYQQLVLRRSPPKETARKDDEARPAAPKRPALGPLRKQIKEAETAMAKLETELAALDAKLGAPGLYEKDPREAARLATSRGACGEKLAEAEERWITLSAQLEELEAQS
- a CDS encoding porin gives rise to the protein MKLKTVMKNVLLGSVAGLAMVGTAAAADLPVKAKAAEYVKICSTYGAGFYYIPGSDTCLKVGGFVQTDYNYLDQSNAVSDEQDDTYFLARGAIRLDARTQTEYGTLRSYLEYRLTYGESTSPSLDKAYIQFAGFTFGKVQSFYDYYADNNVWGIDSVELTSDENATVAAYTADFGNGFTATISIEDDSTRSNGVYDLDVGYSNVGQDLPALVGNINYEGEWGGFQVSGVVRQINDENYDVLGIGTSGDDIGWGVLGGVKFNLNALGEGDTLYIEATYGDGAIEYTGITGSYAQLSTFEFADSYYNPATGDYEAATAWTVAGELTHYFTPSVYGVLFGNYGELDVPSAAWDGSVSSMSLFNVGASLNWTPVKGLLFVAQYTYGEANYDAPIEDDLGNFVNSSDFNQVILSVRRSF
- a CDS encoding DNA polymerase III subunit chi, with protein sequence MAEVFFYHLQGRPLEGALPQLLEKCLERGWRCIVQASSPERIDALDQILWTYDDASFLPHGTDRQPESARQPILLTTEEANPNGAAVRFFIERATAGDIGAYTRVIHLFDGADPDEIDHARAQWRAAKAAGHAVAYWQQTAEGRWVQR
- a CDS encoding leucyl aminopeptidase; protein product: MSDTVKFSFAKIPAALEGVVVVLAAEGGEAGGLVLAPEVSALLGAAADTVTRAAQAERFTAKSGKALDLLAPAGSEATRLIVVGVGKPEELKPLDWLKLGGATLGRLSASAKEVGIVFALSGGPVSPEAVAEFALGMKLRAYSFDHYKTKKKSDDAAAKPRVTLYIECDAAAKRAFKKREGVGEGVIIARDLVNEPANVLTPTEFAKRAGDLAKVGVDVEVLGEKDLKKLGMGALLGVGQGSSQESRVVVMRWNGAKNDSAPLAFVGKGVVFDTGGISIKQAAGMEDMKGDMGGAATVVGLMHALASRKAKVNAVGLIGLVENMPDGNAQRPGDIVTSMSGQTIEIINTDAEGRLVLGDVLWYAKERFKPQFMIDLATLTGAIMVALGTEHAGLFANDDTLAERLASAGQATGEKVWRMPLSAEYDKLVDSKFADMKNTGGRFGGSITAAQFLKRFVGDVPWVHLDIAGTAINSPTSEFNRSWGGGWGVRLLDQFVADHYEA
- the lptF gene encoding LPS export ABC transporter permease LptF → MTRLDRYVFRAAATAFIGTLVVLAGMIWVTQALRELDIMTTQGQTILAFVFITSLALPALILGLAPAALFIGVSHTLFRMNTDSEIVVASSAGISTARFLRPLIVLALIVAALCTALSMELVPAALRQFRYEISRVRADVVAFIAQPGRFTPLADGMVFNVRERNSSGVLGGIFINDARNPNEVSTYLADRGQVVDSPEGTFLILEDGAIHRRTTGKPDSNVVEFQRYAFDLSPFTSGADNTMYRAPERSFRELLSPDPNDPAYQRDPGRFTEEIHRRLSLPLYVLAFFGIACAALAEPRTTREGRGLALAGTAPFVIVLQVTSFGLINQVRNNPDLVPFVYLVPVVFIIGSILSLSGRFKPRMPRAVSLYFDRMAQRVVRATVN
- the lptG gene encoding LPS export ABC transporter permease LptG; the encoded protein is MIGRTLGFYFGRRFMSSVLGIFVSCVVLIMMVDFLEMSRRVGERDVDSLTLLVLILYRAPFFTEQLLPFAVLFGAIGTFLTLSRRLELVVARAAGISAWQFLFPACLLAVLLGVFSTTVYNPMSAEFKERANKIEAEIFNRQTGLFASTGGGFWIRQQSVDGQAIIQAGAKVDGGRQLSGVNVFLFGPDGKLQERIEARNATLEDGAWRLSEARVLTPGLGLQSYDTYMVATNLTPNQIEETLQSDTVPFWNLPGAIEAARRVGFGVERYRLQYQALLARPMLLLAMVLIAASVSLRVFRFGGIGQTILGGVAAGFLLYVFTKLAEDLGEAGIVHPIIAAWFPAVVGALMGVLILLHREDG
- a CDS encoding LPS-assembly protein LptD — its product is MKVGNPLAGQADTVVSRHKRRLVTSACWLFFTVVIGSLGVVASAPDAFAQAQTNANSAAREMLAQRQPTDPDAKMLVTADELVYDYNRNEVIADGNVQIYYDGAVLEAKRVVYDRTGQRLRAEGGVRLKDKDGKIISAESLDLSQQFTDGFVNSLRIDTPDNMHFAAARADRTGGDTTVMTSGAYTPCEPCKTDPTKPPMWQIKAARIIHKEKEQTIYFESARLEFLGVPIAWVPYMSAPDPTVKRKSGFLIPQFINTSEIGYGVTIPYFWNIAPNMDVTFSPMFLTKQGVLLDGTFRHRLETGIYSIRAAGIEQEDKDAFLGEPGYRDQRGMIETHGRFNINEQWYWGWDGWLTSDKTFMEDYNLINDSKKEVTSQLYIVGQGDRSYFDARLQYFTGLTSYDIQDQQPTVAVIDYSKTLDKSVFGGEFSYDFNMISLTRNEIDIRATSSEYAATNVTQGPINECDLSTMSADPAVQRENCLMRGMAGSYTRVSGVANWRRTFIDTAGQSWTPFMNVQLDAAQVDPEPQDYPWLSSDSESLVRAMPAVGLEYRYPFIAVQNWGTQTLEPIAQLIVRPNETDIGKFPNEDAQSLIFDDTNLFEINKYSGYDRVEGGTRANVGLQYTANIRGAGQVNALFGQSYQLAGQNSYAYYDMANTGADSGLEDDVSDYVARLYWAPNKNFALINRFRFDNDDWGVERYELEGRATINKLTVSATYGLYAAQPDLGYYEERQGVLGTGQLKLNENWSLLAASRYNLHENEIDYSLFGVSYADDCFGLTLSYKSDYTESGNRERVDTVLLTISLRTLGQAGFSSQVGSTMTSGE
- a CDS encoding peptidylprolyl isomerase — its product is MTMRSVHSTSKRGNGAGSGKRRGNGRGAALRLLAPFLLSTALGFTALSLAPAPAAAQQVLVLVQGQPITSFDVGQRIKLAQLTERTNLSQKQALEDLIDEKLKIATAQRYGITADTDDVNKLFSQMASRSGRNAEQLTDALASSGLSAQTLKDKMRADYVWNSYVRGRFSSVTTVRDSDVFAALETKGEDLTKAQRTTEYTVRQIVLVVSRTAPDASRAQRMAEANALRKRFTNCETGVVDARALKETVVRDPVIRTSADMSAPLRKVMDEIPVGQTTAPEVTRAGIEMVAICARREIVGESAQKREVKQELQTKQFDALSRRLLDEARKQAMIQYR